From the genome of Anaerolineales bacterium:
CCGTCGCTGATCGTCACCAGAACCAGGTGGTCGCCCTGTCCCTTTCGTTCCGCCAGCATCCTGCCGGCGAAGAACTCGGGCACATCGGGATGCGGCATGATCGCTCTGACGGTGTCCCGCACAGGACTTCCGGAGGCCGAGGCTGTCCGCTGATTGTACGCGGATGCTTCCGGGCCTGCACGTTCGGCCGGTCGGACGGATCCGGAGAGAGGCGGTGCCCTGCTCGCCTCCAGGCAGGTACAATCCTCGGCAGTCGGGCGTGGACCCCACGCGGCAGCTTGGAGGCGGCCAATGAGACGAGTGGGATATATCGGATTGGGGTTGATGGGCAAGTCGATCGCCCGGAACCTGATGCGTGCCGGGCATTCGCTAGCGGTGTACAACCGAAGTTCGGCCGCGGTCGAGGAGCTGGTGGCCGAAGGCGCGGTGGCTTTGGGCGGACCGGCCGAGGTCGCCCGGTGGAGTGAGGTGGTGTTCACCAATCTGCCCGATTCACCGGACGTCGAGCAGGTCGTGCTCGGGGCAAACGGTGTGCGGGAAGGGGCGCACGCCGGAATGATCTACGTCGACAACAGCACGATCAAGCCCGAGGTGTCGCGCCGGATTGCTGTGGAGCTGGCGGAGGTCGGCGTCCTGGCACTCGATGCCCCTGTTTCCGGCGGGGATATCGGAGCCCGCGAGGCGACGCTGGCGATCATGGTGGGCGGTCCGCAGCAGGCGTTCGATGACGTGCTCCCGCTCTTCCAGGCGATGGGCAGGACGATCACCCGGGTTGGATCCAGCGGCGCCGGGCAGGTGGCAAAGGCGTGCAACCAGATCATGGCCGCCGCCCAGATGGTCGCCATGTCTGAGCTGCTGGTGCTGGCGCAGAAGTCCGGCGTTGATCCACAACGCGTGGTGGAGGCGATCCGCGGCGGCGCCGCCCAATGCTGGACGCTGGATGTCAAGGCGCCTCGCCTGTTCGCCGGCAACCGGCAGCCTGGCTTCAAGGCGCACATGATGCACAAGGATCTGGCCATCATCCTTGAAACGGCACGTGCCTACGGGGCCTCGCTGCCGATGAGCGGCCTGAACCTGCAGCTGTACGAAGCCA
Proteins encoded in this window:
- a CDS encoding NAD(P)-binding domain-containing protein, with product MRRVGYIGLGLMGKSIARNLMRAGHSLAVYNRSSAAVEELVAEGAVALGGPAEVARWSEVVFTNLPDSPDVEQVVLGANGVREGAHAGMIYVDNSTIKPEVSRRIAVELAEVGVLALDAPVSGGDIGAREATLAIMVGGPQQAFDDVLPLFQAMGRTITRVGSSGAGQVAKACNQIMAAAQMVAMSELLVLAQKSGVDPQRVVEAIRGGAAQCWTLDVKAPRLFAGNRQPGFKAHMMHKDLAIILETARAYGASLPMSGLNLQLYEAMLQMGMRDLDNSAILGVYEALAGTRVPSPVAGQQTDG